The Manihot esculenta cultivar AM560-2 chromosome 11, M.esculenta_v8, whole genome shotgun sequence genome includes a region encoding these proteins:
- the LOC110625594 gene encoding uncharacterized protein LOC110625594, translated as MNVMVYFTKFKKVWDELSCVRLFLVCTCGAAKEMSEICESDKLIQFLIGLNSLYDHIRNQILLLDLFSLVNQAHAMVLRIEKQREANTFTPDVTDGSMAMMAKTQGNNRENTSYKTSFKRRETKKKEERFCDHCKNTRHNKDSCFKLIRYPKWFKQKKMKQFANAVEDTCDSTLEVKPGKCTQNFSVYVRSINISNWIIDSGATSHICSSLILLQNTKPVTKSIIVSLPDGLTKEVQRIGEDRLKTNLILQNDLWTKELVAVGHLHEGLYKISISSFSVIRHVSEKANVLMMCLILLNHSGQLQQIDMDIPDAKQVSSPFTPLHFSQNDSTQYQATVKHIRTDNGAEFLGFETMKFFTPAHQEFVALLSLTHEPYSYEQAKIDENCVRAMDMELKALEKNSTWELVLFPIHKKPITSKWVYKIKRKVDGSIDRYKVRLVAKGFNQLERIDYTESFFPVAKMVTIRLFFAIAVSRQWPIHQLDINIVYLHGSINEELYMLLSQGTKAQPN; from the exons ATGAATGTAATGGTTTACTTTACTAAATTCAAGAAAGTTTGGGATGAATTATCTTGTGTCAGACTATTTCTTGTATGTACTTGTGGTGCTGCAAAGGAAATGAGTGAAATCTGTGAAAGCGACAAATTGATCCAGTTCCTCATAGGACTAAATTCATTATATGATCACATTAGGAACCAAATCCTCCTCTTGGATTTGTTTTCCCTGGTGAATCAAGCACATGCCATGGTATTGAGGATTGAAAAACAAAGAGAGGCTAACACCTTTACACCAGACGTGACAGATGGTTCCATGGCCATGATGGCTAAGACACAAGGTAATAATAGGGAGAACACAAGCTATAAAACATCATTCAAGAGAAGGGAGaccaaaaagaaagaagaaagattcTGCGATCACTGCAAAAACACAAGGCACAATAAGGACTCTTGTTTCAAGCTAATTAGATATCCTAAATGGTTcaaacaaaagaaaatgaagCAGTTCGCAAATGCTGTAGAAGATACCTGTGATAGCACACTTGAGGTTAAGCCAG GTAAATGCACTCAAAATTTTTCTGTTTATGTTCGTTCTATTAATATTAGTAATTGGATCATAGATAGTGGTGCTACATCTCATATATGTTCTTCCCTTATACTTTTACAAAACACCAAGCCTGTAACTAAATCCATAATTGTGTCACTACCTGATGGATTAACTAAAGAGGTTCAAAGAATTGGCGAGGACAGACTTAAAACTAACCTGATATTGCAAAAT GACCTTTGGACTAAAGAGTTGGTTGCTGTGGGACACCTTCATGAAGGATTATACAAGATCAGTATCAGTTCATTCTCTGTAATAAGACATGTATCAGAAAAGGCTAATGTCTTAATGAT GTGCCTCATACTTCTTAACCATAGTGGACAACTACAGCAGATCGACATGGACATACCTGATGCAAAACAAGTTTCAAGTCCATTCACTCCTCTTCACTTTTCTCAAAATGATTCAACACAATACCAAGCCACTGTGAAACACATAAGGACAGATAATGGGGCAGAATTCTTGGGATTTGAGACAATGAAATT TTTTACACCTGCACATCAAGAGTTTGTAGCATTACTATCTTTAACACATGAACCATATTCTTATGAACAAGCAAAGATAGATGAAAATTGCGTAAGAGCCATGGATATGGAATTGAAAGCTCTGGAGAAAAATTCTACTTGGGAACTTGTCTTATTCCCTATACACAAAAAGCCTATCACTTCTAAATGGGTGtacaaaatcaaaagaaaagtTGATGGCTCAATTGACAGATATAAAGTCAGGTTAGTAGCCAAGGGATTCAATCAGCTTGAAAGAATTGATTACACTGAGAGCTTCTTTCCCGTAGCAAAAATGGTCACCATTCGCCTATTTTTTGCCATAGCAGTTTCCAGACAATGGCCAATCCACCAACTGGATATCAATATCGTCTACCTCCATGGCTCCATTAATGAAGAACTATATATGCTTCTCTCACAAGGCACTAAGGCACAACCAAATTAA
- the LOC110625440 gene encoding proline-rich receptor-like protein kinase PERK3 isoform X2, protein MSKTLAAILGGAAGVVALVGIIIFLIWFYLSHKKSVSRTSETGSSEPSQEGRPVGVELSIREARRFETEELSLATNNFSNKNLIGIGKFGEVYKGLLNDGMLVAIKKRVGAPSPEFVDEVRYLSPIQHRNLVTLLGYCQESNLQFLVYEYIPNGSVSSHLYGPGRVSDGKLEFKLRLSIALGAAKGLAHLHSQSPRLLHKDFKTANVLVDENFIAKVADAGLLNFLRQVDVAGPSSLVTADEIFLAPEVKEFRRFSDKSDVFSFGVFLLELLHGQQATESPSPDSSQNLVEWVWIYHVIMKYSLWLHMHEHRWIVVCSYWRTF, encoded by the exons ATGTCAAAGACTCTTGCAGCCATATTAGGAGGTGCTGCAGGAGTCGTGGCATTGGTGGGGATCATCATCTTTCTTATATGGTTCTACCTATCTCACAAGAAGAGTGTTTCAAGAACATCCGAGACAGGGTCTTCGGAGCCATCTCAAG AAGGAAGGCCTGTTGGGGTTGAGTTGTCCATTCGAGAAGCAAGGCGTTTTGAGACAGAAGAATTATCTCTTGCCACAAACAATTTtagtaataaaaatttgattggGATAGGAAAATttggagaagtatataagggtTTGCTTAATGATGGGATGCTTGTGGCTATCAAAAAGCGAGTTGGTGCACCTAGCCCGGAATTTGTTGATGAG GTGCGCTACCTTTCACCTATTCAGCATCGGAATCTTGTGACTCTTTTGGGGTACTGCCAGGAAAGTAATCTACAGTTTCTTGTATACGAGTATATACCTAATGGGAGTGTTTCCAGTCATTTGTACG GACCTGGTCGTGTTTCGGATGGGAAGCTAGAATTCAAGCTTAGACTTTCAATAGCTCTCGGTGCAGCTAAAG GTTTGGCTCATCTTCATTCTCAGAGTCCCCGTTTGTTACACAAGGATTTCAAAACAGCCAATGTTCTTGttgatgaaaattttattgCGAAGGTTGCAGATGCAGGACTTCTTAATTTCCTGAGACAAGTTGATGTTGCAGGTCCATCTTCACTAGTGACAGCAGATGAAATATTTCTTGCACCAGA GGTGAAAGAGTTCAGAAGATTTTCTGACAAAAGTGATGTGTTCAGTTTTGGCGTATTCCTTCTGGAGTTACTACACGGACAACAAGCAACAGAATCGCCATCTCCAGACTCCAGCCAAAACCTTGTAGAATGGGTATGGATATATCATGTCATCATGAAATACTCGCTATGGTTGCACATGCATGAACATAGATGGATAGTTGTCTGTTCATACTGGCGCACGTTCTAG
- the LOC110625440 gene encoding proline-rich receptor-like protein kinase PERK3 isoform X1 has product MSKTLAAILGGAAGVVALVGIIIFLIWFYLSHKKSVSRTSETGSSEPSQEGRPVGVELSIREARRFETEELSLATNNFSNKNLIGIGKFGEVYKGLLNDGMLVAIKKRVGAPSPEFVDEVRYLSPIQHRNLVTLLGYCQESNLQFLVYEYIPNGSVSSHLYGPGRVSDGKLEFKLRLSIALGAAKGLAHLHSQSPRLLHKDFKTANVLVDENFIAKVADAGLLNFLRQVDVAGPSSLVTADEIFLAPEVKEFRRFSDKSDVFSFGVFLLELLHGQQATESPSPDSSQNLVEWVQNTEDYSVFAGIVDQRLGTSFTAEGMEEFIQLIVRCLEPSSERRPAMSYVVMELDRILEKEMSLTTVMGEGTPIVTLGSQLFKASK; this is encoded by the exons ATGTCAAAGACTCTTGCAGCCATATTAGGAGGTGCTGCAGGAGTCGTGGCATTGGTGGGGATCATCATCTTTCTTATATGGTTCTACCTATCTCACAAGAAGAGTGTTTCAAGAACATCCGAGACAGGGTCTTCGGAGCCATCTCAAG AAGGAAGGCCTGTTGGGGTTGAGTTGTCCATTCGAGAAGCAAGGCGTTTTGAGACAGAAGAATTATCTCTTGCCACAAACAATTTtagtaataaaaatttgattggGATAGGAAAATttggagaagtatataagggtTTGCTTAATGATGGGATGCTTGTGGCTATCAAAAAGCGAGTTGGTGCACCTAGCCCGGAATTTGTTGATGAG GTGCGCTACCTTTCACCTATTCAGCATCGGAATCTTGTGACTCTTTTGGGGTACTGCCAGGAAAGTAATCTACAGTTTCTTGTATACGAGTATATACCTAATGGGAGTGTTTCCAGTCATTTGTACG GACCTGGTCGTGTTTCGGATGGGAAGCTAGAATTCAAGCTTAGACTTTCAATAGCTCTCGGTGCAGCTAAAG GTTTGGCTCATCTTCATTCTCAGAGTCCCCGTTTGTTACACAAGGATTTCAAAACAGCCAATGTTCTTGttgatgaaaattttattgCGAAGGTTGCAGATGCAGGACTTCTTAATTTCCTGAGACAAGTTGATGTTGCAGGTCCATCTTCACTAGTGACAGCAGATGAAATATTTCTTGCACCAGA GGTGAAAGAGTTCAGAAGATTTTCTGACAAAAGTGATGTGTTCAGTTTTGGCGTATTCCTTCTGGAGTTACTACACGGACAACAAGCAACAGAATCGCCATCTCCAGACTCCAGCCAAAACCTTGTAGAATGG GTTCAAAATACTGAGGACTACAGTGTTTTTGCTGGCATTGTTGATCAAAGATTGGGAACTAGCTTCACAGCTGAAGGTATGGAGGAGTTCATACAATTGATAGTCAGATGCCTGGAACCTTCAAGCGAAAGGCGACCTGCGATGAGTTATGTGGTGATGGAACTCGATCGGATACTCGAGAAAGAGATGAGCTTAACAACAGTCATGGGGGAAGGAACCCCAATTGTGACTCTTGGAAGCCAACTATTTAAAGCATCAAAATAA
- the LOC110626678 gene encoding UPF0496 protein At3g19330, translating to MLQCLSLKLPSAASTSQPNLPATTIEFHQYNDPPPSQGGTSTDGTPVSSTLQSPTVNLTREYTLAVESNSYNEIWSKIQISSPQEFDGEQIEFHSNNDDEAARQLLLAQVLHPNRECVEEALRDAVPNTLTRLVSNYFDHSENTTHLCLRLHRSVYRARALYDPFLKLLDVLPQDSDCLTESQCNYAYEIFLEFDRCDNPFPCPDSHNFQDIRHSFSQLRQQLDDRLRKSRSRVSLVRRATAASALCIIGSAVTVTFAAVAIATHSLIAIVACPFCTVLNLPRKLTKKELEHVKQLDAAARGTYVLNNDLDTIDRLVARLHDSVECDKHLIQLGLERGNGKHPISEVLKHLQKNHLNFIDQLKDLEEHICLCFNAVNKARSLLLREIHVYQNSNS from the exons ATGCTGCAGTGCCTCTCTCTCAAGTTACCGTCCGCAGCTTCAACGTCGCAACCAAACTTACCGGCTACAACCATCGAGTTCCACCAATATAATGATCCTCCGCCTTCTCAAG GTGGAACCTCGACGGATGGGACGCCGGTGTCGAGCACTTTGCAATCCCCCACTGTTAACCTCACTCGTGAATACACCCTCGCCGTTGAATCTAATTCCTACAACGAGATATGGTCCAAGATTCAAATATCTAGTCCTCAGGAATTTGACGGAGAACAAATTGAGTTTCATTCTAACAATGACGATGAGGCGGCTCGCCAGTTACTTTTGGCACAGGTTCTTCACCCGAACCGTGAATGTGTGGAGGAGGCTCTCCGCGACGCCGTGCCCAACACTCTTACTCGCCTGGTCTCTAACTACTTTGATCACAGTGAAAACACTACCCACCTCTGCCTTCGCCTCCACCGAAGTGTATATCGTGCCCGTGCTCTGTATGATCCTTTCCTTAAGCTCCTTGACGTCCTTCCCCAAGACTCAGATTGCCTTACTGAATCCCAATGCAATTACGCCTACGAGATTTTTCTCGAATTTGATCGTTGTGACAATCCATTCCCTTGCCCGGATTCACATAACTTCCAAGATATACGCCACAGCTTTTCGCAACTCAGGCAACAACTAGATGACCGGCTGCGCAAGTCCCGCTCTAGAGTCAGCCTAGTTCGCCGAGCCACTGCTGCCTCTGCCCTTTGCATCATCGGTTCTGCTGTGACTGTTACTTTTGCTGCTGTGGCGATAGCAACTCATTCCCTTATTGCCATTGTCGCCTGCCCCTTTTGCACTGTCTTAAACCTTCCGAGAAAACTCACCAAGAAAGAACTTGAACATGTCAAGCAACTTGATGCTGCAGCCAGGGGAACTTACGTACTAAATAATGATCTTGATACCATCGATCGCCTTGTTGCTCGTCTTCACGATTCTGTTGAATGTGATAAGCATCTTATTCAGCTGGGACTTGAAAGGGGAAATGGCAAGCATCCCATTTCAGAGGTATTGAAACACCTTCAAAAAAACCATCTTAATTTTATAGACCAGCTTAAAGATCTTGAGGAACATATATGCCTCTGCTTTAATGCTGTTAACAAGGCAAGATCTCTTCTCCTGCGAGAGATCCATGTTTATCAGAATTCTAATTCCTAA